The genomic window ACTCACCAGGGAAAATGTTGCAAGTCATCTACAGGTATAGCATTTACTTCCATGACAAAATTATCtgggtgcttttttttttcttttctttttatccaTTCATGAGAGCTCTTGAATTTTGCTCAACCGTCATCCTTTACATGTTCTTCTGTACCTTCAGTTGCTGATGCGTTTTTACTTCAGTTTATGAGGTCGTccatcattcattcattcattcatcagGCCTGCACAAAGTGACAGAAAATCTCTTATCATtatacatgttgcaaatgctGATGCTGCACAGCATCGAGAATTCAAGACTCCACCACATggttgtctgaactctgaaaaaCTCACCATTTTATCACATCATTTACTCAACCTGCACAGAAATGTAGTACAACAAACTTCAGATCAGGATTGATCCACACAGACTGCACATTTTCTTCACTGATGCAAAATTATCATCGATCCCGATGAACACCATCGAATCAAAGCTTCACCCACCATTTGATTTCATCAATGAAATGGAGGAGTCTGCACCTGAGCACACACGGCCACACAGCATATGTAGCTGGGTAGACCTTCACTCTACCAGAGTAAGCGATCCAGGCGGCcacgatggcgccgccgcggctcaaACTGGCCGGCCTCGTCGCTGTGGCAGCGGGCCAGCtaggggatggcggcggcgcaggggctCCGGCGATGGGATCTGAATCCAAACAGCAGAGAGGGTTTTGGTTGAGTTGCCACTGAACTGAACCTGCATATATTTTGGTCATCCATATCTGAAAAATGTGCAATACTTCAGATGTTTAGATCAGTATTTCCTCCAAATTCTTGCAAATATTTTCTTCGGCTCACGAAATTCTTGTTAGCATTGTTGGTTGTGAAGTGGCACACCTATAATCATGTTTGAATTTGACTCAGTCTCTCATCACCTTTTATTTAGTGTTGATGCAGTAAGAGTACTAGAACAGAGCTGATGTTTCCTACTACTTTCATGGCTAGCTAGAATTTTATGGTGTCATACAGGATAAATTGAACGAGGTTCCACCATTTTATCTTTGTTGTTCATATGCAACTAGATTTTATTAAACTGTTGAAATGCAAGAATGTGCAAACATCTCGTATGACAAATCCTAAACAATGTGCTATCTAAATCTGAAAATAGGTGATTTGCTGTTTAAAAACTCAAGTCCATATCTAATCAGTTGATTTTCATGTGACATGCAGAAGTACAGGCTTTACCTCAAGAGACTAAGTGCTGTAGCATCACAACAAGCCAGCATTGTTGCTGCCTTTGGAGGCAGAGATCCCTCCTTCTTGCATATGGGAGCATTTGAAGGACTCCAGAGCTATCAACCTTTTGCACCTTCTGCTGCTCTTCCATCTTTCAATCCACATGGCCTGCTAACCCGAACTAGCGCCGCCGCGGCTTTCGGACTTCAGGAGCTTGCTGCCCCCTCCAGCACAATTCAGACTGCTACAGGAAATGTCACAATTGGCCATTGCTTGGAAGAAAACCAGCAGGCAAATCTAGCACAAGGCTTGACTGCGGCAATCGGGCAACCTCAGCTTCAACAGAACTGGATTCATCAAGAGGGTAATGGTCTGTCTGATGTTTTTTCTGGGAGTTCTCTGACCAACACTTTGTCCAGCACACTCCAAAGAGTTCCAAGCAGTTCATTGCCACCACAAGAACTCTTGGAGTGCAAACAAGCCAAAGTTAGCATGCCGCCATCGATACGGATACCGCCTTCAAGTTCAGCACTTCTTGAGAGGACTCTTGGGGTTTCCACCAATTTGGGAGATTCTAGTATATCCCAGCAGGGTGCTCTTCCAATAGATGGTGGATTTTCTGCTGACAGGTTACCATTGCACAGTTCATTTGATGGCGCTGTTGCAACAAAGCTAGATACTAGTTTGGCAGCTTCACAGAGAGAGATTGGCCAGCAGGGGAAATTTTCAGTTAGCATGCTTGTCTCCCCTTCTGACAATCTTGCATTAGCCAAAAATGCCAAAACTGGAGCTAGTTCTTCTGGCAGTACTATAATTCTCCCTCTTGATACTGCAAGACGTTCAGACTACTTGCAGTTCGGAGGTGCAAGCAATTCTTTGCAGAAAATGGATGGACAGAAACAAGATCATATACAGAGCTCAAACATTATATGGAGTTCAATGCCAAGCACTCAACTGCCAAGTGATACCCAAATTCATAATACTCAAAACCAAAGATTGGACAGCGGAAGTTTTAACCATAATATTGGTGCCCATTTGGCTGACCAAACAAATGCAAGTGCGTCAATAC from Oryza glaberrima chromosome 6, OglaRS2, whole genome shotgun sequence includes these protein-coding regions:
- the LOC127777107 gene encoding two-component response regulator ORR22, with product MLLGALRMEERKGLMGRERDQFPVGMRVLAVDDDPVCLKVLETLLRRCQYHVTSTNQAITALKLLRENRDMFDLVISDVHMPDMDGFKLLELVGLEMDLPVIMLSVNGETKTVMKGITHGACDYLLKPVRIEELRNIWQHVVRRKFGNRERNNLDFSKECNKPQSADTDHGPYQPTCGSSDQNGRSSRKRKELHGEDDDEGDDNDYQENDEPSAAKKPRVVWSVELHRKFVAAVNQLGIDKAVPKRILELMNVEKLTRENVASHLQKYRLYLKRLSAVASQQASIVAAFGGRDPSFLHMGAFEGLQSYQPFAPSAALPSFNPHGLLTRTSAAAAFGLQELAAPSSTIQTATGNVTIGHCLEENQQANLAQGLTAAIGQPQLQQNWIHQEGNGLSDVFSGSSLTNTLSSTLQRVPSSSLPPQELLECKQAKVSMPPSIRIPPSSSALLERTLGVSTNLGDSSISQQGALPIDGGFSADRLPLHSSFDGAVATKLDTSLAASQREIGQQGKFSVSMLVSPSDNLALAKNAKTGASSSGSTIILPLDTARRSDYLQFGGASNSLQKMDGQKQDHIQSSNIIWSSMPSTQLPSDTQIHNTQNQRLDSGSFNHNIGAHLADQTNASASILPQMKFDTRISEEKMKQKNTYDLGSSKLQGGFNSSGCNFDGLLNSIIKVEKDDLPFMDNELGCDLFPLGACI